AATCACCTTGGCCGTATCTCGCTCACGGCCCGATTCCAAATATGTGGTAATGGTTTGTATTTCAAATACGTAGCTGCTGTTAGTAATCCACAATCAAATCGACAATAACTTTAGTCTGTTCGTTGCTTGATATTTTTCGATTTTTTCTGTGATGGTTGAATTAAAATTAATCTATATCATTAATGAATGAGCGGACTCGTCGGGTACAAAAAGACTGTCACCGGTTAAGTTCAACGGCCAATTGATCTTTGACAACAAAACCTGGTGAAAAAACTGACGTGAGTCGGAGCAGGTATGCCGTGAAGGATTGTTGGTTGTGACCTTTTAGGAGCGAACGCGCGTACGCTGAGCATGAAGAAATGGCTTGCTTCTCGATTTGATCTACGCGGCAATCCGCTCGTAGGACTTGATCAGCCCACCGAGATGTTCCTCGCAGCGGATCTCATTGAGCTTGATCGTCTCAAATTCCGGGGGCGGCTCGACAGAGCAGGTCATCCAGACCACATTTATCCCGCTTCCATTCTCGGTAGCGGCCGTGTGACAGACCAATCACACGCAGCACTGTTTTCAGTGGGAAATGTTCTCGCGAATATTCGATGGCCTGCAACACTCGAAGTTTTTTGGGCTTCTTGCGGAAGCCGAATTTGTGACAACGTGAAGCGAGTCACTTTCATGATGGTGGTGATCAGACGCAGCAAAGCGATAAGTCGGGCATTGCGACGTCGTAGCGAGATCGCCTTACGTTACAGTTTTTCCAGACTCATATCTAAGACGTCTATGGTGATCACGTCAGACATGGTTTTCGTCAGCCAACCTCGGGCTGTAGATCGAGGGACACCACGTTGAATTGCGACATCGATATTGCCGGTAGATCGAACAAGTTCTTTTAGCCGATGATCATAGCTGCGTTGCTTACGTGTGCTTTTGGACATAGCCTGATTCTTGAAAATCAGGACAACTGTGGGAAGGGATCATCAATCTTTTACGACTTGGGAGACGAGAACTCGCGCCTAAATGTTGGGAATGTCATGACAAACAGCACCGCTTGGTGCTGGAATGGCTCAAATCAATACAGAATCACTCGGCCATTTCAATTCGACAGCAGCCCAAGTCGAGATAGTGGTTTGATTCGTTACAGTTCTGGAACAATTCGGAGTGCAGACGATAATAGATATAGCGGCCTTCACGCCGCGGCGACACGATTTTCGAGTTCTTCAGGATCTGTAAATGGTGTGAAACGGTGACAACCTCTGTCTCCAGAAACTCAGCAATATCGGACACAGTGAATTCGCCTGAACGAAGTAGATTTACGATTCGTAATCTTAAAGGCTCCCCCAGAGCCTTCAGTCGTTCTGCACAATAGTCAGCTTGGAACGTATCGGCATCCAAATATTTCATCCTTAAAGTTCCTGATAATATTCTCTGACGAATTTAACATACTTTACATTTTTTATAGCCCAGAGAATTCAGCTTAAAACTCTCCCACGACCTCACCACCATTACGTGTCGTCAAACTATCATACACATCGACAGACATATTTTCTGACAGAAAATGAACTGAGCCATCAGCGAGGAGATGATGCGCACCTCCGACATGAAAACTGGATGGCCCCCAGTTCTGGCCAATCGAACCGGGAAAGACGCCTCCAGGAAAGTAAGGCTGGTGATTGATCGAGACTGAGGCTCCCGCATATGCTGGGGGTGTGAGATCTAACCATCGAGCCGCGACAGCAGCCGCAGATCCATCAATCCAGACTGCCGCTTTTTCCTCTCGTGTTTCAGCCAGCAAGATGGTATTCGTGGTTCCATCCGTAATGTCACGAAACCTTGTTTTCGACCCGGCGTACATCACACCATCGGCGGGAATAGAACCAGATAACCCGATGACAGTCCTCGCCCCCAGAGCAACATAATTCCTGATAGCAAATTGATTGAAGCCAACGGTCGTGACATAAAGTGGATCGTCGCTGAAAGCAAGCCCTGCATAGCTCGGACACTTGTAATATTCAAGTAGCTCAGATGCAGCACCCTGATTGACCGGATCCAGAGCAGAGACATTGAAATTGATTGTATTATAGAGATTTGCTGCTTCCAGATACGGCAGAAGCAAGCTGGCAAAGCTATGCAGGCGGACGTCAGGATCATTAGGGCCGGTACCAGGATAATCCCAGACACCTTTTCCGAGTCCGCTAGTGCTACTGGGAGGAAATACAGTATGAGCACTTTCATAGTTGTGCAGCGCCAACCCGAGTTGTTTCATATTATTTTTGCACTGACTACGCCGGGCGGCTTCCCGCGCTTGCTGAACTGCAGGAAGTAGTAATGCAATCAAAATCGCAATGATGGCAATCACTACAAGGAGCTCAATCAGGGTAAAACCACGTACATGTCTTTTATGTAAAGCCATTTGTTGCATCGAAAATAAATCCATCAGAGAAAAAAAGGGGGCGGGTCCAATACTGTTCGGCACAAGGGTTGCTTTGGCCGTGCAAAACAACAGCGAAAGACTTTGAGTTATTGTAGAAGTTGCGGAGATGAGATGCGAGTGTTTGAAGCTTGCGAAAACCGGCGCAGCGTTAAGGAAAGCAAACGAGACATGCCAGCGGCCCGCGTTCAGTCGATCTGTTTTTTCAGTTTGGAGATGTGTGACAACAGTTCTTCTTCGTCACACATACCGGTGAAGTACCAGCAGATCATTTCATACGTTCGTAGTGTGGGCTTACGCCCGGTCCACAGACTGATCAGCATGCTGGCGATGATTGCGCAGTAGGTTTGAATTTCTATCCCATTCTGTGAATGGCTCAGCAGATGACGACAGCCCAGCATGTGCTTGAAGAAGCGAAAAAAGATTTCAATCGTCCAGCGATACCGGTATAACAGAGCGATGATTTCCGCGGGAACATCCGTGAGATTGGTCACAAGACGTAGCACGCCATCGCAGGAAGGACCAGTTTTCTTTCCGCCGTAACGAGTTCGTTTCTGGTGGGGAGCCATCTCGATTTGAATCAGTCGCAGCGGATGGTTGGGTTTTAATTTCTTCTGAGCCGATCCCAGTTGAATGTTTTCGTCGCTTAATACACGAGCGGCCCTGTCTGCCTCGCTGAGTTCTCGTTGAGAGACCACATCATAAACACTGTTGTTGCGAATTCGGCAGACGTAACTGCTACCCGCATCAACGATGCGGTTAAACAGTTCGAATTTCGCATAACCACGATCCATGACATAAGTGCGATCTGATTCAACAGCGCGCTCCATTACGGCTCGCTCATCGTATTCTCCGCCTCCTGTTGGTGTGACGTCAATCCGCGTGGGAACATGACGGTCTACTTCGAAGTGCGTATGTAGAGTCCATTTCAACGTACCTGTGTCGCCAGACTGGGAATCCCGAAAGGAGGCCATTGCGATTCGAGGTAATGCGGTGATGACTGTACCGTCAACCAATGTCAGCGTGTGTTTAATATCCTGGAGCCGGCTGTCTTTGGCAATCGGAGCCAGCTTTTCGCCTAGCGCTGCGATGATTGGTTTGAGCCGTTCTGAATCGAAGACGGCCACCGATTCAGAGAGCGAGCCCAGGGATGCCCTTGGGCACTTTAGTTTTTTCTGGACCTTCTTTAATTCGCTGGCCTGCTGTAAACCGCGCAGGGAAGTCACGATGGGATTGAACAGATAAAGCAGAATCAACGTGCAATACTGGTCCATGTGCAGACTACGATTACCTGCCCGGTCACGTTCACATCCGACATCATGCAGTGTTTGCAGCAAGCTGTCGAGCTGACGGAAGTATTTCAGCCCGGTGATATCCTGCTCTTCGATTTCAGCGCGTTTCGCACGTGGCATAACGGATGCCTCTAACAGTCAACGCGCCTTCCTGCGTGCAATTTGACCAATTTACAAACCACGAACATCACAAAACCGACAAAATAAACCTGTTCGCGACACAATTAAAAAGATAGCATAAACCGTGCCGAACACTTTTGGGGCGGGTCAGATGTCAGTAGCGGGTTTATATACAACATTCTGACGATTGTCAGAATAATATACGTAAAAGAGACCAGAGTCAAGCATCTGTTTGACAGAAACAATTTGCCTGTTGATATGAACGGATATCTCAGGTTTGCGCAAGTGAGATCCAGCAGAAGCTGGCTAATAATTCGCATTTACAAGACTTTCCAAACGGTGCGCGTGTTTTTTTACAGAGGGAAACGTTCCCAAGAATATTTATATCATGCCGCGTTTCGTCATACCTGACGACTGCCTGAACACCAACAGCGGGTATGTGTATCGGACATGAAATACAGCTCTTTTCTACATGTGATTTCCAAACGGCATTCTTGATCTCAAAACACTTTTCGACATAACCGCTTTCTGAGAGTAAGTAAATACCGGAGAGGTTCTTGAATAGCAAGAAGATACCTAGGGGATTTCCCTATTGAAGATGAGGCTAATATCCGGTTTTCTAAGGAGTACGGGTTCTGTAACGTGATGCATAACAACAAGGTGTAATTCAGAAGCGGTGATGTGAGTGTTACTAACACTGGGGGGAGGTAATTTCTACTTCATTGATTTTGTAATACTTAATGATTTAATCATATTGTGATTCAACAAATTTTGGGAGATTATGAAATGTGTCGACTAGCACTTATACTTCTTTTCGGGCTTTTCGTTGCGATGATCGGTAGTCTCAAAAGTACGATCGCCGGAGAGACAAAAAAAACGGGCTTAGTTCAATACGGCAAGATGCATGAAGTGATCGGCAAGCAAAAACATCAAGGCCGTGTCAAGTTTTCTGACCTGACCGCGAAGCCACATTTTTATGGAGTTGCAGCACTGGAATCTCTCGCTGGTGAAGCGACCGTTTTTGATGGAAAAGTCATTCTCACGAAGGTGAATTCTGATGGTGCTCTCAGTTCGGAAACACTTTCCCAGAAAACGCAAGCCGCATTACTTGTGGGAGCTTATGTCGAGTCTTGGACTGAGCATTCCGTTACTACGACCGTTAAGTCTGACGATTTAGATTCACTGATTGAACAGACAGCGAAGAAAATAGGTCTCAATACTAATGAACCGTTTATGTTCGTCATTCAGGGTGATTTCCAAAATGTCCGTGCTCATGTGATCAACGGGGCTTGTCCGATACGAGCCCGAATGCAAAAAGAGGATCTCCCTGAGAGAAAGCGACCTTACGAAGCGGATCTCATAAAAATCACAGGAAAGCTTGTTGGAGTCTTCGCTAAGGATTCTGTGGGTGATATCACACACCCCGCGACATCAACCCACTTGCACTTACTCTATAAAGATGATCGGAGTGGTGAGATGCGGACTGGCCATGTTGAGCAAGTCACGTTACAACCAGGTGTGACTCTGATGCTGCCGGAGGAAGTAGCGAAATAGAAGGATTGATCGAAGCTCTGTGATGTCGAATCTGTTCGGATGAATGACGTTTGGTGGGCATATTCGCATCCTTTTAATGGTCCAGAATGACTTTTCTGTTTGTCTGCTGGAGCGGAGCAGAAGCAGACAAACAGAAAACTATGCCTCCGGCAGCCGAGGGGACTCATTTGACTTAACAACCGAGTTGCTCAAAATATTTGTGGCACTTTTGTGGCATTTATTTTTGCCTATAAAGGATTAACTGCTGATACTAGTTCTTGACAGGTGGCAGAATAAGTCTATTATTATAGTCTCATACACATAGGTAGCCCGGCAACAATTCAGCGGTCAGAGAATCCCCCTCTCTCCGCATCCAATGAACAATGGCTCGTAACCTCTTGTAAATAAGTGGTTTGCGAGCCATTGTTTTTTTTGTGCTCCCCTTTTGTCCCGTTTTTGGCCTTGCTCAGAAACTTCTGAGTTGGGGTCACTCGCAGTAACAGGGCCAGTAAAAACATCGCTCCCAAACAGCAAGGTTCATAGGGACTTCCCCCTGAGTTTTGGCCTGTGTATGCTGAAAGGCGAAACGACGGTATGGCTTATTCTCCGCCGATACTCCATACGAAGACTCGTCCCTCTTGTGTGCCAGCGATGATCCGGTTGCTTTTGGACGAGACATTGAGATCTCCAATCGAACGCGTCGGAACATTGAATTCCGACAGACGCTTCAGTGAACCGGCCTCATCAATGAATACCCCATTGCTGAAACGGAGCATGACCAGAAACGGGCTACCCGGAATGAAATCTATATGAGACAAACCATTCCGACGCGTTAAATTGCTCAACTGCTTTCCGGTGGAAGCATTCCACCTGCAGACCTGGCTGTCTGCACCGCACGAAGTAATTTCCGTTCCATCTTCGCTGAATACGGCACCATTGACACTGGTTCGATGTCCCTTAAACTCCACAATCAATTTCCCATTGCTGGAGTCCCAGAGCTGGAAACGTCCAGGGAACTTCCAGCCACGCTCATTGATTGTGCTGGTCAACAGCTGC
The sequence above is a segment of the Gimesia algae genome. Coding sequences within it:
- a CDS encoding ArsR/SmtB family transcription factor, which encodes MKYLDADTFQADYCAERLKALGEPLRLRIVNLLRSGEFTVSDIAEFLETEVVTVSHHLQILKNSKIVSPRREGRYIYYRLHSELFQNCNESNHYLDLGCCRIEMAE
- a CDS encoding DUF1559 domain-containing protein; its protein translation is MQQMALHKRHVRGFTLIELLVVIAIIAILIALLLPAVQQAREAARRSQCKNNMKQLGLALHNYESAHTVFPPSSTSGLGKGVWDYPGTGPNDPDVRLHSFASLLLPYLEAANLYNTINFNVSALDPVNQGAASELLEYYKCPSYAGLAFSDDPLYVTTVGFNQFAIRNYVALGARTVIGLSGSIPADGVMYAGSKTRFRDITDGTTNTILLAETREEKAAVWIDGSAAAVAARWLDLTPPAYAGASVSINHQPYFPGGVFPGSIGQNWGPSSFHVGGAHHLLADGSVHFLSENMSVDVYDSLTTRNGGEVVGEF
- a CDS encoding IS4 family transposase: MPRAKRAEIEEQDITGLKYFRQLDSLLQTLHDVGCERDRAGNRSLHMDQYCTLILLYLFNPIVTSLRGLQQASELKKVQKKLKCPRASLGSLSESVAVFDSERLKPIIAALGEKLAPIAKDSRLQDIKHTLTLVDGTVITALPRIAMASFRDSQSGDTGTLKWTLHTHFEVDRHVPTRIDVTPTGGGEYDERAVMERAVESDRTYVMDRGYAKFELFNRIVDAGSSYVCRIRNNSVYDVVSQRELSEADRAARVLSDENIQLGSAQKKLKPNHPLRLIQIEMAPHQKRTRYGGKKTGPSCDGVLRLVTNLTDVPAEIIALLYRYRWTIEIFFRFFKHMLGCRHLLSHSQNGIEIQTYCAIIASMLISLWTGRKPTLRTYEMICWYFTGMCDEEELLSHISKLKKQID
- a CDS encoding acetolactate decarboxylase, coding for MIQQILGDYEMCRLALILLFGLFVAMIGSLKSTIAGETKKTGLVQYGKMHEVIGKQKHQGRVKFSDLTAKPHFYGVAALESLAGEATVFDGKVILTKVNSDGALSSETLSQKTQAALLVGAYVESWTEHSVTTTVKSDDLDSLIEQTAKKIGLNTNEPFMFVIQGDFQNVRAHVINGACPIRARMQKEDLPERKRPYEADLIKITGKLVGVFAKDSVGDITHPATSTHLHLLYKDDRSGEMRTGHVEQVTLQPGVTLMLPEEVAK